In Pleurocapsa sp. PCC 7319, the following are encoded in one genomic region:
- a CDS encoding aldo/keto reductase, with the protein MSTTEKLILPQMGCGTWAWGNRLLWGYNESMDNQLQEVFNFCVGNGVTLFDTGDSYGTGKLNGQSEKLLGKFEQEYRGVNKNQICLATKLAAYPWRLTRKSMVSAGKASAQRMGRVDLAQMHWSTANYFPWQEWQLLDGLGDLYEQGLVKAVGLSNYGTKRLKKIHQKFSDRGIPIATLQVQYSLLSTYPVTDLGIKETCDELGIKLIAYSPLCLGILTGKYTNPSTYPKGLRGLLFKRLVPEAKPLLNCIKAIAQYRNKTMAQVAINWCITKGAIPIPGAKNIQQAQENIAAKDWQMNAGEITELDRAAAGIDKPMVQNVFQTR; encoded by the coding sequence ATGTCAACTACCGAAAAACTGATTTTACCCCAAATGGGTTGTGGCACCTGGGCTTGGGGAAACCGTCTTCTCTGGGGGTACAACGAAAGTATGGATAATCAGCTACAGGAAGTTTTTAATTTTTGCGTTGGTAATGGCGTTACTCTATTTGATACTGGCGATTCTTACGGTACTGGTAAATTAAATGGTCAAAGTGAAAAGCTACTGGGAAAGTTTGAGCAAGAGTATAGAGGAGTTAATAAAAATCAGATTTGTTTGGCGACCAAACTAGCTGCCTATCCCTGGAGACTTACTAGAAAATCTATGGTATCTGCGGGAAAAGCCTCGGCGCAACGGATGGGAAGGGTCGATCTGGCTCAAATGCATTGGTCTACAGCAAATTATTTCCCCTGGCAAGAATGGCAACTTTTGGATGGTTTAGGAGATTTATACGAACAGGGATTGGTTAAAGCTGTAGGACTATCTAACTATGGCACGAAAAGATTGAAAAAAATACACCAGAAATTCAGCGATCGCGGTATTCCCATCGCTACCCTACAGGTACAGTATTCCCTGCTCTCTACTTATCCTGTTACGGATTTAGGTATCAAAGAAACTTGTGATGAATTGGGTATTAAGCTAATTGCCTATAGCCCTCTTTGCTTAGGGATCTTAACGGGGAAATATACTAATCCCAGTACATATCCCAAAGGTTTGCGGGGTTTACTCTTTAAAAGATTAGTTCCTGAAGCTAAACCACTATTAAATTGCATCAAGGCGATCGCTCAGTATCGCAATAAAACTATGGCTCAAGTAGCTATCAATTGGTGTATTACCAAAGGCGCAATTCCAATTCCTGGAGCTAAAAATATTCAGCAAGCCCAAGAGAACATTGCCGCTAAAGATTGGCAAATGAATGCAGGAGAGATAACAGAATTAGATCGTGCAGCAGCAGGTATCGACAAGCCAATGGTACAAAATGTTTTTCAAACTAGGTAA
- a CDS encoding ATP-binding protein, giving the protein MNSEIPLGSVIQGSLTKGLEVRLHPDVSVEDMRVGKFLVVQGVRSRFFCLLTDVSLGTSSDRIIANPPPIEDTFLRDVLAGSGTYGTVDISPMLMFTPTATTSDLSSLPIDPPKDTSLASLEAQTSTEMQLLPVKTIPAHFSQVYEASENDFRSVFGWEDDPYRRNFSIGQPLDMDVPVCIDLDRFVERSNGIFGKSGTGKSFLTRLLLSGVIRKGAAVNLMFDMHSEYGWEAMKEGKQISTVKGLRQLFPGQVEIYTLDPESTKRRGVRDAQELFLSYDQIEIEDLKLVASELGLSEAALDNANILYNEYGRSWIMRLVNMTNEDIKMFCEAKQGHQGSISSLQRKLMRFDSLKYIRSACPHNYINQLIQALDAGKNIIIEFGSQSNMLSYMLATNMITRRIHASYVKKADKFLQTKNPLDKPRQLVITIEEAHRFLDSSVVHQTIFGTIAREMRKYFVTLLVVDQRPSGIDNEVMSQIGTRVTCLLNDEKDIEAIFTGVSGGNSLKSVLAKLDSKQQALVLGHAVPMPVVVRTRAYDAQFYREIGVTDWEEMPNEEVYAAAEIAKADLGF; this is encoded by the coding sequence ATGAATTCTGAAATCCCCTTAGGTTCGGTTATTCAAGGTTCTTTAACCAAAGGTTTAGAAGTGAGATTGCATCCTGATGTGTCTGTGGAGGATATGCGAGTTGGCAAATTTTTGGTAGTACAGGGGGTTAGATCTCGTTTCTTTTGCTTATTGACTGATGTGTCTCTGGGAACTTCGAGCGATCGCATTATTGCTAATCCTCCCCCCATTGAAGATACTTTTTTACGGGATGTGTTAGCAGGAAGTGGGACTTATGGCACGGTCGATATTTCCCCCATGTTGATGTTTACCCCCACAGCAACTACCAGCGACTTATCGAGTTTGCCAATAGATCCCCCTAAAGATACTAGTCTAGCTTCTCTGGAGGCACAAACCAGTACAGAGATGCAATTGCTACCTGTCAAAACAATTCCTGCTCACTTTAGCCAAGTTTACGAAGCTTCTGAAAACGACTTTCGGAGCGTTTTTGGCTGGGAGGATGACCCTTATCGCCGCAATTTTTCTATTGGTCAACCTTTAGATATGGACGTACCTGTCTGTATCGACCTAGATCGTTTTGTTGAACGTAGTAATGGTATTTTTGGTAAATCTGGTACAGGTAAATCGTTTTTGACTCGTCTCTTATTATCGGGTGTGATTCGTAAAGGTGCCGCAGTCAATTTAATGTTTGATATGCACTCCGAGTATGGTTGGGAGGCGATGAAAGAAGGCAAGCAAATAAGTACCGTCAAAGGCTTGCGTCAACTTTTTCCAGGACAGGTAGAAATATATACTCTCGATCCAGAATCCACTAAACGTAGAGGAGTTAGGGATGCCCAGGAACTTTTTCTTAGTTACGATCAAATAGAAATTGAAGATTTAAAGTTAGTGGCATCAGAACTGGGTCTTTCAGAAGCAGCTTTAGATAATGCCAACATTTTGTATAACGAATATGGTCGGTCTTGGATCATGCGATTGGTAAATATGACCAACGAAGATATCAAGATGTTTTGTGAAGCCAAGCAAGGACATCAGGGTTCAATTTCTTCTCTACAGCGAAAACTGATGCGCTTTGATAGTCTCAAGTATATTCGTTCAGCTTGTCCACATAACTACATCAATCAGTTAATTCAAGCTTTAGATGCGGGAAAAAATATCATTATTGAATTTGGTTCCCAGTCCAATATGCTTTCTTATATGTTGGCAACCAATATGATTACCCGTCGTATCCATGCCAGCTATGTTAAAAAAGCTGACAAATTTCTGCAAACTAAAAATCCTCTTGATAAGCCGCGTCAATTGGTAATTACAATCGAAGAAGCACACCGTTTTCTTGATTCTAGCGTGGTACACCAAACAATCTTTGGTACGATCGCCCGTGAAATGCGGAAGTATTTTGTCACTCTATTGGTTGTAGATCAACGTCCTTCAGGAATTGATAACGAAGTAATGTCTCAAATTGGTACTCGTGTTACCTGTCTACTCAATGATGAAAAAGATATTGAGGCGATCTTTACTGGAGTTTCTGGAGGCAATAGCTTGAAATCAGTATTGGCTAAACTAGATTCTAAACAACAGGCATTAGTCTTAGGTCATGCTGTGCCAATGCCTGTTGTAGTTCGTACCCGCGCTTACGACGCTCAATTCTATCGTGAGATTGGGGTTACAGACTGGGAAGAAATGCCCAATGAAGAAGTTTATGCTGCAGCCGAAATTGCTAAAGCAGACCTAGGATTTTAA
- a CDS encoding peptidase E: MSDKLPQKQIVAMGGGGWGMEPDNPLLDFYVYNLSGKKEPKICFIPTASGDSEDYIERFYQHFVPKPAHLSHLSLFKPSTSDLKTLILNQDIIYVGGGNTKNLIALWKEWRLDNILRQAWEEGIILCGLSAGSICWFEEGVTDSIPGKLTTLQCLGFLPGSNCPHYDGEVGRRPAYQQLLSQNLISEGYAADDGVALHFVDEGLTNIVSSRPEAKAYYLEKKNGTVLENTLNPQYLGS; this comes from the coding sequence ATGTCAGACAAACTGCCTCAAAAACAAATAGTTGCTATGGGTGGTGGAGGATGGGGAATGGAACCTGATAATCCTCTGTTAGATTTTTACGTTTACAATTTGTCAGGCAAAAAAGAGCCTAAAATCTGTTTCATTCCTACTGCTAGTGGAGACTCAGAAGACTACATCGAGAGATTTTACCAACATTTTGTCCCTAAACCTGCCCATTTGTCTCATTTATCTTTGTTTAAACCTTCCACTTCAGATTTAAAAACCTTGATTCTCAACCAAGATATTATTTATGTGGGTGGTGGAAACACCAAAAATTTGATTGCTTTGTGGAAAGAATGGCGGCTTGATAATATTCTGCGACAAGCTTGGGAAGAAGGCATAATCTTGTGTGGCTTAAGTGCAGGTTCAATTTGCTGGTTTGAGGAGGGAGTGACAGATTCTATACCAGGAAAATTGACAACTTTGCAATGTCTTGGCTTTCTCCCTGGTAGTAATTGTCCTCATTACGATGGTGAAGTTGGCAGAAGACCTGCTTATCAGCAACTTTTGTCTCAAAACTTAATTAGTGAAGGTTATGCTGCTGACGATGGAGTAGCTCTACATTTTGTTGATGAAGGCTTAACAAATATTGTGTCCTCTCGTCCTGAAGCCAAAGCTTATTACCTAGAAAAGAAGAATGGAACAGTCTTAGAAAATACACTTAATCCTCAATATTTGGGAAGCTGA
- a CDS encoding PAM68 family protein, giving the protein MPSDPQRGRLPFEPRKNNKKNNKKQAEKTAPIESTSKKKPKSTSRSSRQNSNLSAIPDVVSKRMGKRMAVFCGIPSVLGMSSLFIFYWLKIKEVVELPPYLALAVSFGFLGLGVLGLSYGLFSACWDEDRSGTLMGFDEFKLNLGRTKDAWKASKKANAD; this is encoded by the coding sequence ATGCCATCAGATCCTCAACGGGGTCGTTTACCTTTTGAACCCCGTAAAAATAATAAAAAAAATAACAAAAAGCAGGCTGAGAAAACAGCTCCCATTGAGTCTACAAGCAAGAAAAAACCAAAATCCACTTCCAGAAGTTCTCGTCAAAATTCCAATTTATCAGCAATTCCTGATGTAGTTAGTAAACGGATGGGGAAACGAATGGCTGTATTTTGCGGTATCCCCTCTGTCTTGGGTATGTCATCCCTATTTATTTTCTACTGGCTCAAAATCAAAGAAGTTGTAGAGCTGCCGCCATATTTAGCATTGGCAGTATCTTTCGGTTTTTTAGGTTTGGGAGTTTTAGGTTTGAGCTACGGTCTATTTTCAGCTTGTTGGGACGAAGATCGTTCAGGTACTCTTATGGGGTTTGATGAGTTTAAGCTTAACTTGGGAAGAACTAAAGACGCTTGGAAAGCATCTAAAAAAGCAAACGCTGATTAA
- the rpsO gene encoding 30S ribosomal protein S15 → MTLTQQRKQELMAEYQIHETDTGSADLQIAVLTERINQLTAHLKANKKDHSSRRGLLKMIGRRKGLLAYIQKEDYERYQKLIARLGIRR, encoded by the coding sequence ATGACTTTGACTCAACAGCGCAAACAAGAATTAATGGCAGAATACCAGATTCATGAAACCGATACTGGTTCAGCCGATTTACAAATTGCTGTTCTTACCGAAAGGATCAATCAGCTAACGGCTCATCTCAAAGCCAACAAAAAAGATCATTCTTCTCGCCGTGGTTTGCTCAAAATGATTGGTCGTCGCAAAGGTCTTCTCGCCTATATTCAAAAAGAAGATTATGAACGCTATCAAAAACTAATTGCTCGCCTCGGCATTCGTCGTTAA